A region of Bacteroidota bacterium DNA encodes the following proteins:
- a CDS encoding LytR C-terminal domain-containing protein, whose translation MATTRRASSPIAGALLNLALVVCGVLALALLYALANRFLAPRADAVREANPAQLQGDIIQVEVRNGCGDPGLAATATEYLRDQGFDVVASGNVPDFGVAMSEVVDRIGDRAAALKVAAALGVPEARVREERRDLYLDASVILGCDYATLRPFD comes from the coding sequence ATGGCGACGACCCGTCGCGCCTCGTCGCCCATCGCGGGGGCGCTCCTCAACCTGGCCCTCGTCGTCTGCGGCGTCCTCGCCTTAGCGCTGCTCTACGCGCTCGCCAACCGCTTCCTCGCGCCTCGCGCCGACGCCGTCCGCGAGGCCAATCCCGCGCAACTCCAGGGCGACATCATCCAGGTCGAGGTGCGCAACGGCTGCGGCGATCCTGGGCTCGCTGCCACAGCCACGGAATACCTCCGCGACCAGGGCTTCGACGTCGTCGCGAGCGGCAACGTCCCCGACTTTGGGGTGGCGATGTCGGAGGTCGTCGACCGGATCGGCGACCGGGCCGCCGCCCTGAAAGTCGCCGCGGCCCTTGGCGTGCCCGAGGCGCGCGTCCGCGAAGAGCGCCGCGACCTCTACCTCGACGCGAGCGTGATCCTCGGCTGCGACTACGCCACGCTGCGCCCGTTCGACTGA
- the rsfS gene encoding ribosome silencing factor — translation MPDAPTKPTRPDAPKQRPTSTETRTLVELAVAAMLDKKAADVTVMDLRGVSGVADFFVIGTGTSDTQIKAIADGVRMGIKETTSELPWHREGYQSLVWVLLDYVDVVVHVFDAEKRAFYDLERLWGDAPRELVEDGYEQIALFDMPAS, via the coding sequence ATGCCCGACGCCCCCACGAAGCCGACCCGTCCCGACGCGCCCAAGCAACGCCCGACCTCGACCGAGACCCGCACGCTCGTCGAACTGGCCGTCGCGGCGATGCTGGACAAGAAGGCGGCGGACGTGACGGTGATGGACCTGCGCGGCGTCTCGGGCGTGGCCGACTTCTTCGTAATCGGCACGGGCACCTCGGACACGCAGATCAAGGCCATCGCCGATGGCGTGCGCATGGGCATCAAGGAGACGACCAGCGAACTGCCGTGGCACCGCGAGGGCTACCAGTCGCTCGTGTGGGTGCTGCTCGACTACGTGGACGTGGTGGTGCACGTCTTCGACGCTGAGAAGCGCGCGTTCTACGACCTAGAGCGCCTCTGGGGCGACGCCCCGCGCGAGCTCGTCGAGGACGGCTACGAGCAGATCGCGCTCTTCGACATGCCCGCCTCGTGA
- a CDS encoding SufE family protein yields the protein MTKLDEIIETFQFVEPPMRLELLLDYANNLPPLPESLKAKRDAGLGRVHECQSPVFVFPEVENDAVALHAWAPNEAPTARAFVSLLIDALDGAAPSDVAAVPDDLLNRLGIGKQLGMTRQQGLAGVLYRVKHGVAQAQEDEARGDTA from the coding sequence ATGACAAAGCTCGACGAGATCATTGAGACGTTCCAGTTCGTGGAGCCGCCGATGCGGCTGGAACTGCTGCTGGACTACGCCAACAACCTGCCGCCGCTGCCAGAGTCGCTCAAGGCGAAGCGCGACGCCGGACTCGGCCGTGTGCACGAGTGCCAGTCGCCCGTGTTCGTCTTCCCCGAGGTCGAGAACGACGCGGTAGCCCTGCACGCCTGGGCGCCCAACGAAGCCCCAACGGCCCGCGCCTTCGTGTCGCTCCTCATCGACGCGCTGGACGGCGCTGCGCCTAGCGACGTGGCGGCCGTGCCGGACGACCTCCTGAACCGCCTAGGCATCGGGAAGCAGCTCGGCATGACCCGCCAGCAAGGCCTGGCTGGCGTGCTCTACCGCGTGAAGCACGGCGTTGCCCAAGCTCAGGAGGACGAGGCCCGGGGGGACACGGCGTGA
- a CDS encoding glycerophosphodiester phosphodiesterase family protein — MSRFGALLLALLVVVQAGCYLQPRPLTPPAPPPPQALQASPANFRAFDGADDLAAYLRWTPDALPLVSAHRGSPAPGYPENSLATFDRALAYAPALLETDVRMTADGVLVLLHDETLDRTTTGTGLLAETNAGDLDGLRLLDVVGRETPFSIPTLLEALAWAEGRAVLLLDIKRDVPPGPVVEAIRDANAGNRVVVIVYSAEDLAAFYALAPDLVYSVTTRSSDDLDALLAAGADPARWIAFTGVGDFAPVVIERLHALGVRAQLGTFGALDSAAFVEGPAAYHALLDAGIDVIATDFVPIAAFAVQQWVAQQQQRPTD; from the coding sequence GTGAGTCGCTTCGGTGCCCTCCTGCTCGCGCTGCTCGTCGTCGTGCAGGCCGGGTGCTACCTCCAGCCGCGCCCGCTCACGCCGCCTGCACCGCCGCCGCCCCAGGCCCTTCAGGCGTCGCCTGCCAACTTTCGTGCGTTTGACGGGGCCGACGACCTCGCGGCGTACCTCCGCTGGACGCCCGACGCGCTGCCGCTCGTGAGCGCCCACCGAGGCAGTCCGGCTCCCGGCTACCCGGAGAACAGTCTCGCCACCTTCGACCGCGCGCTCGCCTACGCCCCGGCCCTTCTGGAGACCGACGTGCGCATGACGGCGGATGGCGTCCTTGTGCTCCTCCACGATGAGACGCTCGACCGTACTACGACGGGCACCGGCCTCCTCGCAGAAACGAACGCCGGCGACCTCGACGGCCTGCGCCTGCTCGATGTGGTCGGACGCGAGACGCCCTTCTCCATCCCAACGCTCTTAGAAGCGCTGGCGTGGGCCGAGGGCCGCGCGGTCCTGCTGCTCGACATCAAGCGCGACGTGCCGCCGGGTCCGGTGGTCGAGGCCATTCGGGACGCTAACGCAGGCAACCGCGTTGTCGTGATCGTCTATTCGGCCGAGGACCTCGCGGCGTTCTACGCCCTCGCGCCGGACCTTGTCTATTCCGTCACCACGCGCTCAAGCGACGACCTAGACGCGCTGCTCGCGGCTGGCGCCGACCCGGCACGCTGGATCGCGTTCACGGGCGTCGGCGACTTTGCCCCGGTGGTCATCGAGCGGCTGCATGCGCTCGGCGTCCGCGCCCAACTCGGCACGTTCGGCGCGCTCGACTCGGCGGCGTTCGTGGAGGGTCCAGCCGCGTATCACGCACTCCTAGACGCAGGCATCGACGTGATCGCAACGGACTTCGTGCCCATCGCGGCGTTCGCTGTGCAGCAGTGGGTGGCCCAGCAACAGCAGCGCCCGACAGACTGA
- a CDS encoding vitamin K epoxide reductase family protein produces MASTDRAARPLLHRIILGLALVGVFLVAHLYSQQTAGFNRGCLGLSDPATVQQVGCETVTSSAAGTFLGVSNVFWGLLFYVGIAGLRFAMIPTGAPRKTLRTASLGLAAIGFAYSVYLVSVQASMGAWCVLCTTSAGLVTVIFGLHLAERFSKATLPTVASFSGLEFKRFGVAAALVVTLAVADIAYFNTINDGETLTPIADATPVTAAATQDVGADAPADASPIELPADEPAAQDPAAAEPVADEAPAAAPVAAAATPASRPVGCEYEPGAAPLRDLSRYTTGIGYDGRDDAPVTIVKIFDPNCPHCRHLHGTLDALVGQYGGKAKFYYFPFALWNESIPQIEALYVAGESDKFAEMLAGQFAMQETEDKRLLSIDDLVTIAESIDLDGASFRQRLTSGTYAMKVASARNYASVDISREGRVSVPKLTINGQFVANTAAAFSADCISSLIDEAHAEVTE; encoded by the coding sequence ATGGCCTCGACCGACCGGGCGGCTCGTCCGCTCCTCCACCGCATCATCCTGGGCCTCGCGCTCGTGGGCGTTTTCCTCGTGGCGCACCTCTACAGCCAGCAGACCGCCGGCTTCAACCGCGGCTGCCTCGGCCTCTCCGACCCGGCCACGGTGCAGCAGGTCGGCTGCGAGACCGTCACCTCGTCGGCAGCGGGCACGTTCCTGGGCGTCTCCAACGTGTTCTGGGGCCTGCTCTTCTACGTCGGCATCGCCGGGCTGCGCTTCGCGATGATTCCGACGGGCGCGCCGCGCAAGACGCTCCGCACGGCCAGCCTCGGCCTCGCCGCCATTGGCTTTGCCTACTCGGTCTACCTCGTGAGCGTCCAGGCGTCCATGGGCGCGTGGTGCGTGCTCTGCACGACCTCGGCGGGCCTCGTGACGGTGATCTTCGGCCTGCACCTCGCCGAGCGCTTCTCGAAGGCGACGCTGCCCACGGTGGCCTCGTTCAGCGGCCTAGAGTTCAAGCGCTTCGGCGTCGCCGCTGCGCTGGTCGTCACGCTCGCGGTCGCCGACATCGCCTACTTCAACACGATCAACGACGGCGAGACGCTCACGCCCATCGCGGACGCGACCCCGGTCACGGCGGCTGCCACGCAGGATGTGGGGGCCGATGCGCCTGCCGACGCGTCGCCCATCGAACTGCCCGCGGACGAGCCCGCGGCGCAAGACCCTGCTGCCGCGGAGCCCGTGGCCGACGAGGCTCCGGCAGCGGCCCCGGTTGCTGCCGCAGCAACGCCCGCCTCGCGCCCCGTTGGCTGTGAGTACGAGCCCGGTGCGGCCCCGCTCCGCGACCTCTCGCGCTACACCACGGGCATCGGCTACGACGGTCGGGACGATGCGCCCGTCACCATCGTCAAGATCTTCGATCCGAACTGCCCCCACTGCCGCCATCTCCACGGCACCCTCGACGCGCTTGTCGGGCAGTATGGCGGCAAGGCCAAGTTCTACTACTTCCCGTTTGCGCTCTGGAACGAGTCCATTCCGCAGATCGAGGCGCTCTACGTGGCGGGCGAGAGCGACAAGTTCGCCGAGATGCTCGCCGGCCAGTTCGCCATGCAGGAGACTGAGGACAAGCGGCTGCTCTCCATCGACGACCTCGTCACGATCGCGGAGAGCATCGATCTCGACGGGGCCAGCTTTCGACAGCGCCTCACGTCGGGCACCTACGCGATGAAGGTGGCCTCCGCCCGCAACTACGCGAGCGTCGACATCTCGCGCGAGGGTCGCGTCTCCGTGCCGAAGCTGACCATCAACGGCCAGTTCGTCGCCAACACCGCCGCGGCGTTCTCGGCCGACTGCATCAGCTCGCTCATCGACGAGGCGCACGCCGAGGTGACCGAGTGA
- a CDS encoding winged helix-turn-helix domain-containing protein, which translates to MPAAGSFGLLDALHPMPDLAPDRFRLHEWEVEVRANALRQVETGKVGRVEPKVMAVLACLAAEAGKPVTREALMASVWPEVVVSEDALNRAVSKLRRALGDDPAAPRFVETIPTVGYRLVAPVEPIVEPDPLPGVKGGRGAIGLTAAIGLTVAIGLTVAIGVGLLVLLVALLLGRSSETAPTVRPLTRAAGAEIHPALAPGGQRVAYVALPRGGTSYDLAVQSLDAQRTGGAPLRLTDDPDSDVHPVWHRDADALWFLRCAEPLVCTVWQVAATGGAPRRLTDVPVGRWGLAAADGALVALVRDSLTGPYRLAALDPATGTRWLLTDPPAGTLGDLYPSASPDGQTIAFVRHDAQGEEDLFLLGLDGGPRRITTDGRGIRGHAWTPDGSSIVYVANRDGAEALWRVGLDGGTPTRLPVAAAGRLRSPTLAAGRLVLAAQQVEIDLFAWDAATDWQPLVTSTAEDTAPVLASDGRLAFVSTRSGAPEVYVAEDDAPRRLTDFGGPLVGAVRWSPDGQRLAFEAQVEQQASVYVLDAAGGQPRALTDAAGYDVGPRWSADGRSVYFGSNRPDPMTVDTLAAWALWRVEVDGGAPERVGPLGSYVGEALPASPVLPEGGLVYMRQTEPGLWLRPSRTAPEERLLADLARQDWGNWSVVDAATDPAIVYPQRKGDGVEIRRLRLADRSDTLLTTLDALPGRIQGLAASPDGQWLVAAQTVRAESDLVVVEPIE; encoded by the coding sequence GTGCCCGCTGCCGGTAGCTTTGGCCTCCTCGACGCTCTGCATCCGATGCCTGACCTCGCTCCCGACCGATTCCGCCTGCACGAATGGGAGGTCGAGGTGCGCGCCAACGCATTGCGTCAGGTCGAGACAGGAAAAGTGGGGCGCGTCGAGCCCAAGGTGATGGCGGTGCTCGCCTGTCTCGCAGCGGAGGCTGGCAAACCAGTCACGCGCGAGGCGCTGATGGCGAGCGTGTGGCCCGAGGTCGTCGTCTCGGAGGACGCGCTCAACCGCGCCGTTTCGAAGCTGCGCCGCGCCCTCGGCGACGACCCCGCCGCGCCGCGCTTCGTGGAGACGATCCCGACAGTCGGCTACCGGCTCGTCGCGCCGGTCGAGCCCATCGTCGAGCCAGACCCGCTGCCTGGTGTGAAAGGGGGGCGTGGTGCCATCGGACTGACGGCTGCCATCGGACTGACGGTTGCCATCGGACTAACGGTTGCCATCGGGGTGGGGCTGTTGGTGCTTCTGGTCGCCTTGCTGCTTGGGCGATCGTCAGAGACAGCGCCGACGGTGCGCCCGCTCACCCGGGCAGCAGGAGCCGAGATCCACCCCGCGCTCGCGCCCGGCGGCCAGCGCGTCGCGTATGTGGCGCTTCCGCGCGGCGGCACCTCCTACGACCTCGCCGTGCAAAGCCTCGACGCCCAACGGACCGGGGGCGCACCGCTTCGCCTCACCGACGATCCGGACAGCGACGTGCATCCCGTCTGGCACCGCGACGCCGACGCGCTGTGGTTTCTGCGCTGCGCCGAGCCGCTCGTCTGCACCGTCTGGCAGGTCGCTGCCACGGGCGGCGCACCGCGTCGTCTCACGGACGTGCCTGTCGGCCGGTGGGGCCTCGCGGCGGCCGACGGCGCGCTCGTGGCCCTCGTCCGCGACTCGCTCACGGGGCCGTATCGCCTCGCTGCACTCGACCCGGCGACGGGTACGCGTTGGCTCCTCACCGACCCGCCTGCCGGAACGCTCGGCGACCTCTATCCATCGGCATCACCCGACGGACAGACCATCGCCTTTGTTCGCCACGATGCGCAGGGCGAGGAAGACCTGTTCCTGCTCGGTCTCGATGGGGGGCCGCGCCGAATCACGACCGACGGGCGAGGCATCCGTGGACACGCCTGGACGCCCGATGGATCGTCGATCGTCTATGTCGCCAACCGCGACGGAGCGGAGGCGCTGTGGCGTGTGGGTCTGGATGGAGGCACGCCCACGCGGCTGCCCGTAGCGGCGGCGGGGCGGTTGCGCTCGCCGACGCTGGCAGCTGGGCGGCTCGTGCTGGCCGCGCAGCAGGTCGAGATCGATCTCTTCGCATGGGACGCGGCGACGGACTGGCAGCCGCTCGTGACCTCGACCGCCGAGGACACCGCTCCGGTGCTGGCCTCTGATGGTCGCCTTGCGTTTGTCTCGACGCGGTCGGGCGCGCCGGAAGTCTACGTCGCCGAGGACGATGCGCCGCGCAGGTTGACCGACTTCGGTGGTCCGCTGGTCGGTGCCGTGCGCTGGAGCCCCGATGGGCAGCGTCTCGCGTTCGAGGCGCAGGTGGAGCAGCAGGCAAGCGTCTATGTGCTCGACGCCGCGGGCGGACAGCCACGCGCGCTCACCGACGCGGCGGGCTACGACGTCGGCCCGCGTTGGAGCGCGGATGGGCGCTCTGTCTATTTCGGTTCCAACCGTCCCGATCCAATGACCGTCGACACGCTCGCAGCGTGGGCGCTGTGGCGCGTGGAGGTCGATGGCGGCGCGCCGGAGCGCGTGGGGCCGCTCGGCAGCTACGTCGGCGAGGCGTTGCCTGCAAGCCCGGTGCTGCCGGAGGGCGGCCTCGTGTACATGCGGCAGACCGAGCCCGGGCTGTGGCTCCGCCCGAGCCGCACCGCGCCTGAGGAGCGATTGCTCGCGGATCTCGCACGCCAGGACTGGGGCAACTGGAGCGTCGTCGATGCCGCGACCGATCCTGCGATCGTCTATCCCCAGCGTAAGGGCGACGGCGTCGAGATTCGACGGCTGCGCCTCGCCGACCGGAGCGACACGCTGCTCACCACGCTCGACGCCTTGCCGGGGCGCATCCAGGGGCTCGCGGCGTCGCCCGATGGGCAGTGGCTGGTGGCGGCACAGACCGTCCGAGCCGAAAGCGACCTCGTGGTGGTCGAGCCCATTGAGTGA
- a CDS encoding T9SS type A sorting domain-containing protein has protein sequence MLRLFVFALTLVALPSTAQSIVYVDADATGNADGSSWTDAYADLQSALTAAPLGAELWVAEGTYRPTKGTDRTASFELRTGVALYGGFAGTETARDQRDWTANPTILSGGIGTLGDDTDNTYQIVTGEDVDGTTVLDGFTVTGARADGTSPRNRGGGLYLLRGEPVLRHLLITGNRADQAGTRAAFGAGVFCGTGCNAVLEDIVFRDNVSEGGGGGMSCKGSATPVLRRVRFENNAAGILGGGMTNDTGCDAVVIDAVFLGNTARYSGALDNFRDADAVLINVVFEGNEASEYGGAMINDDRSDALMVNVVFANNRALNTTDAGAGALQNNSSTPTLIGATFAGNTAVNGAGALGQRGSTTLTARNLVLWGNSSEVRNEGSATLDLANALVQGGYADGSVILDAAPRFVRAPGTNGENDAGDLRLQTGSPALDAGNADVLPPDTYDLDNDGDTTEPLPLDLLRLPRVSGATPDLGAYEGAVSVAGEPDPTPRGAVLDAPYPNPSRGHFTLPLSLAEAGPVRVTLHDLLGRTVAVLLDDVRAAGSHTLEARLDDLPAGLYLVTLHVANHTEHRLFTLTR, from the coding sequence ATGCTTCGCCTTTTTGTCTTCGCGCTCACGCTCGTTGCGCTCCCCAGCACTGCTCAGTCCATCGTCTATGTGGACGCCGACGCCACCGGCAACGCCGACGGCTCGTCTTGGACCGATGCCTATGCCGACCTTCAGAGCGCGCTCACAGCGGCGCCCCTCGGAGCCGAACTGTGGGTGGCCGAAGGCACCTACCGCCCCACCAAGGGCACCGACCGGACGGCCTCGTTCGAGTTGCGTACGGGCGTCGCGCTCTACGGCGGCTTTGCCGGCACTGAGACAGCCCGTGACCAGCGCGACTGGACGGCCAACCCGACCATTCTCAGCGGCGGCATCGGCACGCTGGGCGACGACACCGACAACACCTACCAGATCGTCACCGGCGAGGACGTAGACGGGACGACGGTGCTCGACGGCTTCACCGTGACGGGTGCCCGCGCAGACGGCACCTCGCCGCGCAACCGAGGCGGCGGGCTCTACCTGCTGCGCGGCGAGCCGGTGCTGCGCCACCTCCTCATCACGGGCAATCGCGCCGATCAAGCTGGCACCCGCGCGGCCTTCGGGGCGGGCGTCTTCTGCGGTACGGGCTGCAACGCGGTGCTGGAGGACATCGTTTTCCGCGACAACGTCTCCGAGGGCGGCGGCGGCGGGATGTCGTGCAAAGGCTCCGCGACTCCGGTGCTGCGCCGCGTCCGCTTCGAGAACAACGCCGCGGGCATCCTCGGCGGCGGGATGACGAACGACACTGGCTGCGACGCCGTCGTGATCGATGCCGTGTTCCTCGGCAACACGGCGCGCTACAGCGGCGCACTCGACAACTTCCGCGACGCCGATGCAGTGCTCATCAACGTAGTCTTCGAGGGCAACGAGGCGAGCGAGTACGGCGGCGCGATGATCAACGACGACCGCAGCGATGCGCTCATGGTGAACGTCGTCTTTGCGAACAACCGCGCGCTCAACACCACCGACGCCGGTGCGGGGGCGCTTCAAAACAACAGCAGCACCCCGACGCTCATCGGCGCGACGTTCGCGGGCAACACGGCCGTCAACGGCGCGGGCGCGCTCGGGCAACGCGGGAGCACGACTCTGACGGCACGCAACCTCGTCCTCTGGGGCAACAGCAGCGAAGTTCGCAACGAGGGCAGCGCCACGCTCGACCTCGCGAACGCGCTCGTACAAGGCGGCTATGCCGACGGCTCCGTGATCCTCGACGCCGCCCCGCGCTTCGTCCGCGCCCCCGGCACCAACGGAGAAAATGACGCGGGCGACCTGCGCCTCCAAACCGGCTCGCCCGCCCTCGACGCGGGCAATGCCGACGTGCTCCCGCCCGACACCTACGACCTCGACAACGACGGCGACACCACCGAGCCGCTTCCGCTCGACCTGCTCCGCCTGCCGCGCGTGTCCGGCGCTACGCCCGACCTCGGAGCCTACGAAGGTGCCGTGTCGGTAGCCGGAGAGCCGGACCCCACCCCGCGCGGCGCCGTGCTCGACGCGCCCTACCCGAACCCGTCGCGCGGGCACTTCACGCTGCCGCTATCGCTTGCCGAAGCCGGTCCCGTCCGCGTCACGCTGCACGACCTACTCGGCCGCACCGTCGCTGTGCTCCTCGACGACGTTCGCGCCGCGGGCTCCCACACGCTGGAGGCCCGTCTCGACGACCTTCCGGCGGGCCTCTATCTCGTCACGCTCCATGTGGCAAACCATACCGAGCATCGCCTTTTCACGCTGACGCGCTGA
- a CDS encoding outer membrane lipoprotein-sorting protein — MLLLALVWTGPASAQDLTDVEAIIDRANRSAYYAGDDGRAQARLTIVDAQGRERVRQFTILRRDRADGGDQDYVVLFSRPADVRGTVFLVKKQVGRDDDRWLYLPSLDLVKRIAAGDKRTSFVGSDFLYEDISGRAIEDDRHELIEATDTHYVVRNTPVDPGSAEFAAWTVWIDKTTFLPMTMEYVDADGDVYRRIETLAVETVEGHPTATTMKVSDLRTGGHTISEIRRIDYDLDIPEAVFTERTLRNPDRQWFRTR, encoded by the coding sequence ATGCTGCTCCTCGCGCTCGTGTGGACAGGACCCGCCTCTGCCCAAGACCTCACCGACGTCGAGGCGATCATCGACCGGGCCAACCGCTCGGCGTACTACGCGGGCGACGACGGACGGGCGCAGGCGCGGCTCACCATCGTGGACGCCCAGGGCCGCGAGCGCGTCCGGCAGTTCACGATCCTCAGGCGCGACCGCGCCGACGGCGGCGACCAGGACTACGTCGTCCTCTTCAGCCGCCCTGCCGACGTGCGCGGCACCGTCTTCCTCGTCAAGAAGCAGGTCGGGCGCGACGACGACCGCTGGCTCTACCTCCCCAGCCTCGACCTCGTCAAGCGCATCGCGGCGGGCGACAAGCGCACCAGCTTCGTCGGCTCTGACTTTCTGTACGAGGACATCTCGGGCCGCGCCATCGAAGATGACCGCCACGAGCTGATCGAGGCGACCGACACGCACTACGTCGTCCGCAACACCCCCGTCGACCCTGGCTCGGCCGAGTTCGCTGCGTGGACCGTCTGGATCGACAAGACCACGTTCCTCCCGATGACGATGGAGTACGTCGATGCCGACGGCGACGTCTACCGACGCATCGAGACGCTCGCTGTGGAGACCGTGGAGGGCCACCCGACGGCGACGACGATGAAGGTGTCCGACCTCCGCACGGGCGGGCACACGATCTCCGAGATCCGCCGTATCGACTACGACCTCGATATCCCCGAGGCTGTGTTCACCGAGCGCACGCTCCGCAACCCCGACCGCCAGTGGTTCCGCACACGGTGA